A region of Thermococcus barossii DNA encodes the following proteins:
- the shyD gene encoding NAD(P)-dependent hydrogenase/sulfhydrogenase 2 subunit delta, with amino-acid sequence MMDNLKLAVFELTDCGGCALNMLFLYERLFDLLEFYEITEFHMATSLKVENHYDVALVTGTVSTQRDLNLLKEARNHSDYLIALGTCATHGSVQASVELPIREKLKAVYGDEGNPMRALDSKPVVEYVAVDFALPGCPYDKNEVYQVLLDIAKGVEPVKKDYPVCLECKLNEYECVLVKKGLPCLGPITYGGCNAVCVRSGLGCIGCRGPLPGEVNPAGEYEILKELGYDDKYIIRKFKTFARWEP; translated from the coding sequence ATGATGGACAATCTTAAGTTGGCAGTTTTCGAGCTTACCGACTGCGGTGGCTGTGCCCTGAACATGCTCTTCCTTTACGAGAGGCTCTTCGACCTCCTTGAGTTCTACGAGATAACCGAGTTCCACATGGCAACCAGTCTGAAGGTGGAAAATCACTACGATGTGGCCCTCGTTACCGGAACAGTCTCGACCCAGCGCGACCTGAACCTGCTCAAGGAGGCGAGGAACCACTCTGATTACCTGATAGCACTCGGAACCTGCGCAACACACGGTTCGGTTCAGGCTAGCGTTGAGCTGCCAATCAGAGAAAAGCTGAAGGCCGTTTACGGAGATGAAGGCAATCCGATGCGTGCCCTCGATTCAAAGCCGGTGGTGGAGTACGTGGCAGTTGATTTCGCACTCCCCGGCTGTCCTTACGACAAGAACGAGGTCTACCAGGTTCTCCTGGACATTGCCAAGGGCGTCGAGCCCGTTAAAAAAGACTATCCCGTCTGCCTCGAGTGCAAGCTCAATGAATACGAGTGCGTGCTGGTGAAGAAGGGCCTTCCGTGCCTCGGCCCAATAACATACGGCGGCTGCAACGCTGTCTGCGTGCGCTCGGGCCTCGGCTGTATAGGCTGCCGCGGTCCGCTGCCCGGAGAAGTGAACCCTGCGGGCGAATACGAGATACTCAAGGAGCTCGGCTACGATGACAAATACATCATAAGGAAGTTCAAGACCTTCGCGAGGTGGGAGCCATGA
- the shyB gene encoding NAD(P)-dependent hydrogenase/sulfhydrogenase 2 subunit beta: MRYIKLPSENFERFFKSLEAWGSVYAPVKRGGIYSFQKVHDPAEIALDYNRTMLPPKKFFFRPRDTVLRMKNGRWEENLEVEPMVLFGLHSCDIHGLKILDKVYLDEPADPYYRTRREKTVIVGISCMPDEYCFCKSLGTHFAMDGFDLFLHELPDGWLVRIGSVRGHEIAWENGELFEEVTDEDLANFKEFEEKRAKAFQKELPQEGLADMLDLAYNSPVWKKYAEICLACGNCNMVCPTCRCYEVCDRWVDAYSAVRERRYDSCFMENHGLVAGNYNFRPTRLDRFRHRYYCKSYFDPSSGYNCVGCGRCDEFCPAKIEHVKVLEEVRGSLR, encoded by the coding sequence TTGAGATACATAAAACTACCCTCCGAAAACTTTGAGAGGTTCTTCAAGTCACTTGAGGCCTGGGGCAGTGTTTACGCCCCGGTAAAGAGGGGTGGCATCTATTCTTTCCAGAAAGTCCACGACCCGGCAGAGATAGCCCTGGATTACAACAGAACGATGCTCCCACCAAAGAAGTTTTTCTTCAGGCCGAGGGACACCGTACTCCGCATGAAAAACGGCCGCTGGGAAGAAAACCTCGAAGTGGAACCGATGGTTCTCTTCGGACTCCATTCCTGCGACATACACGGCCTCAAGATACTGGACAAGGTCTACCTCGACGAGCCAGCCGACCCCTACTACCGGACCAGGCGTGAGAAAACGGTCATCGTAGGTATCAGCTGCATGCCAGATGAGTACTGCTTCTGCAAGAGTCTCGGAACGCACTTCGCGATGGACGGCTTCGACCTGTTCCTGCACGAGCTTCCCGACGGCTGGTTGGTGAGGATCGGCAGCGTCAGGGGACATGAGATCGCATGGGAAAACGGCGAGCTGTTCGAGGAGGTAACCGACGAAGACCTGGCCAACTTCAAGGAGTTCGAAGAGAAGCGCGCGAAAGCCTTCCAGAAGGAGCTTCCACAGGAGGGCCTCGCCGACATGCTCGATTTGGCATACAACAGCCCGGTGTGGAAAAAGTACGCCGAAATATGTCTCGCCTGCGGCAACTGCAACATGGTCTGTCCGACCTGCCGCTGTTACGAGGTCTGCGACCGCTGGGTCGACGCCTACAGCGCGGTGAGGGAGAGGCGCTACGACTCCTGCTTCATGGAGAACCACGGACTCGTTGCGGGCAACTACAACTTCAGGCCCACGCGGTTGGACCGCTTCAGGCACCGCTACTACTGCAAGAGCTACTTTGACCCCTCCTCGGGCTACAACTGCGTCGGCTGCGGCCGCTGCGACGAGTTCTGCCCGGCGAAGATAGAGCATGTTAAGGTTCTTGAGGAGGTTAGGGGGTCGCTGAGATGA
- a CDS encoding NAD(P)-binding protein, which translates to MVKIIVNGKEIDAPEGKPLIDFLREIGEHIPGFCYTNELDPYGSCRLCLVSTPRGVTTSCTLKPMEGLKIETLSDEVVSMRKTALELILSDHYGDCIGPCQDGCPAHSDVQGYLALIAMGKYHEAVKLMKEKYILPAVLGRVCPAFCEDACRRNLVDEPLAIRQLKRFAADYDLEHGPWMPEIPPSTGKRIAVVGGGPAGLACAYYLRTMGHEVTIIEAMPELGGMMRYGIPPYRLPRDVLDRDIATVINTGIEVKTNTALGRDVTLEELRESYDAVFLGVGAWRSRRMGIPGEELEGVMHGIEFLRKVNTGEKVELGERVVVVGGGNTAMDVARTALRLGAKVTVVYRRSKAEMPANEREVEEAMEEGVEFMFLTNPVRILGNGKVEEVELVKMKLGEPDSSGRRRPIPIEGSEFRVKADNVILAIGQYCDEEFLKGLGIEAKRGKALVDEVTLQTSIPGVFAGGDLVLGPSTVIESIATGRRAAIMIDLYLKGKLDKAKAVLTEPEKHIEEVLRDDDLYRVLFDLRPYNHWKKVTEKDYEDVERLPRAKVKLLEPERRKKTFEEVEPALSEEEVLKEAQRCMSCGCMEVFRCKLREYATLYGAEQYAFEGEQNKFEIDESHPWVTLDNNKCVLCGQCVNFTHEVAGEGVLDYLFRGFATRIGPPLGESLGSAEGRFIGEMIDVCPVGAITEKLPFVKPGPWKTKPVKTVCNGCSLACEMNVEIYDGMLVRASRVENSWNRHICDHCRFDRPWAEDLTQPLLNGKPVSWEEAKRFIAERSYALILTPELTNEEIARLKAFAEEKGIPIGSTVSGGSSTATLEDIRNAKRVLLKASPEKFPLLKILLKGKEIVEEEYDVAVLEGPAQPLEVPTLILHEGVNAAGIIKAGIGGIPESEAYVVIGRPGKELPGDVLVIPAGVWAEKSGTVTNAFGMELRLEKAREGYSPLGLFE; encoded by the coding sequence ATGGTCAAGATCATAGTTAACGGAAAGGAAATCGACGCTCCCGAAGGAAAGCCGCTCATAGACTTCCTCCGTGAAATCGGGGAGCACATCCCGGGCTTCTGCTACACGAACGAGCTCGACCCCTACGGTTCGTGCAGGCTCTGTCTCGTTTCAACGCCCAGAGGAGTGACAACCTCGTGCACGCTCAAACCAATGGAAGGACTGAAGATAGAGACCCTCAGCGATGAAGTCGTCTCAATGAGAAAGACCGCGCTGGAGCTCATCCTCTCGGACCACTACGGCGACTGCATCGGCCCATGTCAGGACGGCTGTCCGGCGCACAGCGATGTTCAGGGCTACCTGGCGCTCATAGCGATGGGCAAATACCACGAGGCTGTTAAGCTGATGAAGGAGAAGTACATCCTTCCGGCGGTCCTCGGAAGGGTCTGTCCGGCGTTCTGTGAGGACGCCTGCCGGAGGAACCTCGTGGATGAACCTCTGGCGATAAGGCAGCTCAAACGTTTTGCCGCTGACTACGACCTCGAGCACGGCCCGTGGATGCCTGAGATACCGCCCTCGACAGGGAAGAGGATAGCCGTCGTCGGCGGGGGGCCAGCTGGCCTTGCCTGCGCCTATTACCTCAGGACCATGGGGCACGAGGTTACGATAATCGAGGCCATGCCCGAGCTCGGCGGAATGATGCGCTACGGGATTCCGCCCTACAGGCTCCCGAGGGACGTTCTCGACAGGGACATCGCGACGGTGATAAACACGGGCATCGAGGTGAAAACAAACACCGCCCTCGGAAGGGACGTTACCCTCGAAGAGCTCCGCGAGAGCTATGATGCCGTTTTCCTCGGCGTCGGCGCCTGGAGAAGCAGAAGGATGGGAATTCCGGGCGAGGAGCTAGAAGGCGTCATGCACGGCATAGAGTTCCTCCGGAAGGTTAACACCGGCGAAAAGGTCGAGCTCGGCGAGCGCGTGGTAGTTGTCGGCGGCGGAAACACCGCGATGGACGTGGCGAGAACGGCTTTAAGGCTCGGTGCAAAGGTTACCGTCGTTTACCGCCGCTCAAAGGCCGAGATGCCCGCCAACGAGAGGGAAGTCGAGGAGGCGATGGAGGAAGGCGTTGAGTTCATGTTCCTCACCAACCCGGTCAGAATCCTTGGAAACGGAAAAGTTGAGGAAGTCGAGCTGGTGAAGATGAAGCTCGGCGAGCCGGATTCGAGCGGAAGGAGGAGGCCGATACCGATAGAGGGTTCGGAGTTCCGCGTTAAGGCCGACAACGTGATCCTCGCGATAGGCCAGTACTGTGACGAGGAGTTTCTAAAGGGCCTCGGCATCGAGGCGAAGCGCGGGAAGGCCCTCGTTGATGAGGTGACGCTGCAGACGAGCATCCCCGGTGTTTTTGCCGGTGGAGACCTCGTCCTCGGGCCCTCAACCGTCATCGAGAGCATCGCGACGGGAAGAAGGGCCGCGATAATGATAGACCTCTACCTCAAGGGCAAGCTCGATAAGGCAAAGGCAGTCCTCACCGAGCCGGAGAAGCACATAGAGGAGGTCCTCAGAGACGACGACCTGTATAGGGTTCTCTTTGACCTCAGGCCCTACAACCACTGGAAGAAGGTCACGGAGAAGGACTACGAGGACGTGGAGAGGCTTCCTCGGGCCAAGGTCAAGCTCCTCGAACCGGAAAGGAGGAAGAAGACCTTCGAGGAGGTCGAGCCGGCCTTGAGTGAGGAGGAGGTTCTGAAGGAAGCCCAGCGCTGTATGAGTTGCGGCTGTATGGAGGTCTTCCGCTGCAAGCTGAGGGAGTACGCAACGCTCTACGGTGCCGAACAGTACGCCTTTGAGGGCGAGCAGAACAAGTTCGAAATAGACGAGAGCCATCCGTGGGTGACGCTCGACAACAACAAGTGCGTCCTCTGCGGCCAGTGCGTCAACTTCACCCATGAGGTTGCTGGAGAGGGCGTCCTTGACTACCTGTTCAGGGGCTTTGCCACGAGAATCGGGCCTCCACTTGGAGAGAGCCTCGGCAGCGCTGAGGGCAGGTTCATCGGGGAAATGATAGACGTCTGTCCTGTAGGGGCTATAACCGAGAAGCTCCCCTTCGTCAAGCCCGGCCCGTGGAAGACAAAGCCGGTAAAGACCGTCTGCAACGGCTGCTCCTTGGCCTGTGAGATGAACGTGGAGATCTACGACGGCATGCTCGTCAGGGCTTCGAGGGTGGAAAACTCATGGAACAGGCATATCTGCGACCACTGCAGGTTTGACAGGCCCTGGGCCGAGGATCTAACCCAGCCGCTCCTCAACGGAAAGCCCGTAAGCTGGGAGGAGGCAAAGCGCTTCATAGCTGAGAGGAGCTACGCCCTGATTTTGACCCCTGAACTGACGAATGAAGAAATCGCCCGGCTCAAGGCCTTTGCGGAGGAGAAGGGCATTCCGATAGGTTCAACCGTGAGCGGAGGCTCCTCGACGGCTACGCTGGAGGACATCAGAAACGCCAAGAGGGTTCTCCTGAAGGCCAGCCCGGAGAAGTTCCCGCTCCTCAAGATACTGCTGAAGGGCAAGGAAATCGTCGAGGAGGAATACGATGTGGCCGTTTTGGAGGGCCCGGCTCAGCCGCTTGAAGTGCCAACGCTGATCCTGCACGAAGGCGTCAACGCGGCCGGAATCATCAAGGCGGGCATCGGGGGAATCCCGGAGAGTGAAGCTTACGTGGTCATAGGCAGGCCGGGGAAGGAACTACCTGGTGACGTCCTCGTGATTCCAGCCGGAGTGTGGGCAGAGAAGAGCGGAACGGTAACGAACGCCTTCGGCATGGAGCTGAGGCTTGAGAAGGCCAGGGAGGGCTACTCGCCGCTGGGGCTTTTTGAGTGA
- the shyA gene encoding NAD(P)-dependent hydrogenase/sulfhydrogenase 2 subunit alpha: MIIELHEFTRVEGNGKAEIIIDDGEVKDVRLKIIEGPRFFELLTLGRHYYDVPDLEARICAICYLSHSVASVLGIERALGVEVPEEIQLIRELGLIGELLESHALHLYLLVAPDVFGYPDAIRMATKHGELVKEGLALKSFGNRIRVMVGGREIHGINVKPGGFGRYPSVEELERVEKESEALLRLARRAVRLFAQLDPYGARAEHFVATDGYLWGEKLVSDEEGEFHYTERIEERSLVYSFAKQSRYKGEPFFVGALPRLLLKSEMLTPTAKRLFEEHREKLETGYVSYNNLAQAIELVYSLERAKEIAKVLLDRGIEGENVPVEAREGEGIGYVEAPRGVLIHHYRIDGNGNIAYSNIITPTALNHAMMEASLLEEARKLYGEAEERVMIQRLEETVRAFDPCISCSVHLVKL, from the coding sequence ATGATAATAGAACTCCACGAGTTTACGAGGGTTGAAGGCAACGGTAAGGCAGAGATTATCATAGATGACGGGGAGGTAAAGGACGTCAGGCTTAAGATCATCGAAGGGCCGCGCTTTTTTGAGCTTCTAACCCTTGGCAGGCATTACTACGACGTGCCCGATCTCGAAGCGAGGATATGTGCCATCTGCTACCTCTCCCACAGCGTCGCCTCCGTTCTGGGCATAGAAAGGGCCCTCGGCGTGGAGGTTCCGGAGGAGATTCAGCTCATCAGGGAGCTCGGACTCATCGGCGAACTGCTGGAAAGCCACGCGCTGCACCTCTATCTCCTCGTTGCTCCCGACGTGTTTGGCTACCCCGATGCGATACGGATGGCAACCAAACACGGAGAGCTTGTAAAGGAAGGCCTGGCCCTCAAGTCCTTCGGGAACAGGATAAGGGTCATGGTGGGCGGCCGGGAGATACACGGTATAAACGTCAAGCCAGGCGGCTTCGGCAGGTATCCCTCCGTGGAAGAGCTTGAGAGGGTGGAGAAGGAAAGTGAGGCACTCCTCAGGCTGGCCAGGAGGGCGGTAAGGCTCTTCGCCCAGCTGGACCCGTACGGCGCACGGGCGGAACACTTCGTCGCCACCGACGGTTACCTCTGGGGCGAAAAGCTGGTATCAGACGAGGAAGGGGAGTTCCACTACACCGAGCGGATAGAGGAGCGCTCCCTCGTGTACAGCTTCGCAAAGCAGAGCCGCTATAAGGGGGAACCATTTTTCGTTGGCGCCCTCCCAAGACTCCTCCTAAAGTCGGAGATGCTAACCCCTACGGCAAAGAGGCTCTTCGAGGAGCACAGGGAAAAACTGGAGACCGGCTACGTCAGCTACAACAACCTCGCCCAGGCGATAGAGCTGGTTTACTCCCTTGAGAGGGCAAAGGAGATAGCCAAGGTTCTTCTGGATAGGGGAATCGAAGGGGAGAACGTCCCTGTTGAAGCCAGGGAGGGTGAGGGAATAGGCTACGTGGAGGCGCCCAGAGGCGTGCTCATCCACCACTACCGCATAGACGGAAACGGAAACATAGCCTACTCCAACATAATAACCCCCACGGCGCTGAACCACGCGATGATGGAAGCCAGCCTGCTGGAGGAGGCAAGAAAGCTGTACGGGGAGGCCGAGGAGAGGGTAATGATTCAGAGGCTTGAGGAGACAGTGAGGGCCTTTGACCCGTGTATCTCCTGCTCGGTTCACCTGGTGAAGCTCTAA
- the shyC gene encoding NAD(P)-dependent hydrogenase/sulfhydrogenase 2 subunit gamma, whose translation MSENPYQTYDARILEVKDLTSREKLFTLRFVDSKIEDKFDFRPGQFVIVDIRGFGEFPISICSSPTRKGYFQLCIRKVGRMTKFIHRMKEGDVVGIRGPYGNGFPMEKMEGSNLILVAGGLGMAPLRSVLWYAIDTGKYENVWLLYGTKAYEDILFRDEIIHLLKHGEAMNCSVKLAYEVESPSCIYLEQGFSDKVCKGVVTDLFRGEEFDVNNTYALICGPPVMYKFVIRELLDRKLSPGRIYMTLERRMRCGVGKCGHCVVGTSVSMKYICQDGPVFTYWDALSTRGLI comes from the coding sequence ATGAGCGAGAATCCGTATCAAACCTATGACGCAAGGATTCTCGAAGTGAAGGACTTAACATCGAGGGAGAAGCTCTTCACCCTGCGCTTCGTTGACTCAAAGATCGAAGACAAGTTCGACTTTAGGCCGGGCCAGTTTGTCATCGTTGACATCCGGGGCTTCGGAGAGTTCCCGATAAGCATCTGCTCCTCGCCAACAAGAAAGGGCTACTTCCAGCTCTGCATAAGGAAAGTGGGCAGGATGACCAAGTTCATCCACAGAATGAAAGAGGGCGACGTTGTTGGAATCCGCGGGCCCTACGGCAACGGCTTCCCGATGGAGAAGATGGAGGGCTCGAACCTGATTCTTGTAGCAGGTGGCCTTGGAATGGCTCCCCTCCGCTCGGTGCTCTGGTACGCCATCGATACCGGCAAATACGAGAACGTCTGGCTGCTCTACGGAACCAAGGCCTACGAGGACATACTCTTCCGCGACGAGATAATTCACCTCCTCAAGCACGGTGAGGCCATGAACTGCTCAGTGAAGCTGGCATATGAGGTTGAGAGCCCCTCATGCATCTACCTCGAACAGGGGTTCTCGGACAAGGTGTGTAAGGGTGTCGTCACAGACCTCTTCAGAGGGGAAGAGTTCGATGTTAACAATACGTACGCCCTCATCTGCGGCCCGCCGGTCATGTACAAGTTCGTCATAAGGGAGCTCCTGGACAGGAAGCTCTCACCGGGCAGAATATACATGACACTTGAAAGGCGCATGCGCTGCGGAGTCGGCAAATGCGGCCACTGTGTCGTCGGAACGAGCGTCTCCATGAAGTACATCTGCCAGGACGGCCCGGTCTTCACCTACTGGGACGCTCTCTCCACGAGGGGGTTGATATGA
- a CDS encoding DUF257 family protein, with translation MEALKKPVLITERDLDELLEQIWPGGTTIVENRASLGIEFALHAFIQYSKKRGIPLIVEDIFDTLPVYMTHLRLMGVQVKDPDVKVIKVGGTQEVGDVIARIKFGNDPHVYQEKIDRELQKITGNSTYVHLVLGLERLLVLQGDVHSIYTLMGLIKQKLGDERRINLYLIETPIMETLEFNPLPMLEDLATSVIELQDEDELIDIKLKKSVFTLLMHRDHLLVSPREILRWWM, from the coding sequence ATGGAAGCCCTAAAAAAACCAGTTCTGATCACAGAAAGGGACCTCGACGAACTGCTGGAGCAGATTTGGCCAGGAGGAACCACCATAGTCGAGAACAGGGCATCACTGGGGATAGAGTTCGCACTCCATGCATTCATCCAGTACTCAAAAAAGAGGGGAATCCCCCTGATAGTCGAGGACATATTCGACACACTACCCGTCTACATGACCCATCTGAGACTGATGGGGGTTCAGGTAAAGGATCCCGATGTGAAGGTCATCAAGGTGGGTGGAACCCAAGAGGTAGGGGACGTAATAGCAAGAATAAAGTTCGGAAACGACCCTCACGTCTATCAGGAAAAGATCGACAGGGAGCTCCAGAAGATAACGGGTAATTCAACGTACGTGCATCTCGTCCTCGGCCTGGAGAGGCTACTGGTCCTTCAGGGTGATGTCCACAGCATTTACACCCTTATGGGGCTGATAAAGCAGAAGCTGGGAGATGAGAGGAGAATAAACCTGTACCTGATAGAAACGCCGATCATGGAAACCCTAGAGTTCAACCCCCTCCCGATGCTCGAAGACCTGGCAACATCCGTGATAGAACTCCAAGACGAGGACGAACTCATAGATATAAAATTGAAAAAGTCTGTCTTCACACTGCTCATGCACAGAGACCACCTGCTCGTCTCCCCAAGGGAGATACTACGGTGGTGGATGTGA
- the nuoF gene encoding NADH-quinone oxidoreductase subunit NuoF yields the protein MSEIKAIAVGMNSCGIAAGAKETYEAIKAELERRNLDVKLKIVGCVGMCYREPLVDIITEDEIITYGHVDPKKVPRIIEEHVINGKPIEEWIVKKDWWENGERKTWDVDGYFAKQKKIVLENSGYIDPENIDEYIAAGGYEALKKALEMEPEEIIDVIMKSGLRGRGGAGFPTGLKWKFAREAKGDVKYIVCNADEGDPGAFMDRNVLEGDPHRVIEGMIIGAYAIGATKGFIYVRAEYPLAIRRLKIALKQARERGFLGENILGSGFSFDIVIKEGAGAFVCGEETALIASIEGRRGMPRPRPPYPAQKGLWGKPTNINNVETWANVPWIIKHGWEAYTSIGTEKSKGTKVFALSGKIKHGGNVEVPMGMTLREILYDIGGGTKTGKRIKAVQLGGPSGGCIPEYLFDTPVDYESVNATGAIMGSGGMVVMDEDTCMVDVAKFFLDFTVKESCGKCTFCRLGTKRMWEILDKFTQGKATEEDLEKLERLAYQVKAGSLCGLGQTAPNPVLTTLRYFRDEYMAHIEGRCPAKVCKPLIKYVIIADKCTGCTACAIFCPVKAISGERLKPHIIDQDACIKCGTCYDVCRFNAIEIVDAGGE from the coding sequence ATGTCTGAAATCAAGGCCATAGCGGTCGGCATGAACTCCTGCGGTATAGCGGCTGGAGCCAAAGAGACGTATGAGGCAATAAAGGCCGAGCTTGAGAGGAGAAACCTTGATGTGAAGCTCAAGATAGTCGGCTGCGTTGGCATGTGCTACCGCGAGCCTCTCGTGGACATCATCACCGAGGACGAGATAATCACCTACGGCCACGTCGACCCGAAGAAGGTTCCGAGGATTATAGAGGAGCACGTCATTAATGGAAAACCCATAGAGGAGTGGATAGTCAAAAAGGACTGGTGGGAGAACGGGGAAAGAAAGACGTGGGACGTTGACGGCTACTTTGCCAAGCAGAAGAAGATAGTGCTTGAGAATTCGGGATACATTGACCCCGAGAACATCGATGAGTACATAGCTGCTGGCGGCTACGAGGCCCTCAAAAAGGCCCTCGAGATGGAGCCCGAGGAGATCATCGACGTAATCATGAAGTCCGGCCTGAGGGGAAGGGGCGGAGCAGGATTCCCGACGGGACTGAAGTGGAAGTTCGCCCGCGAGGCTAAGGGGGACGTCAAGTACATCGTCTGCAACGCCGACGAAGGTGATCCTGGAGCCTTCATGGACAGGAACGTCCTTGAGGGCGACCCGCACAGGGTAATAGAGGGCATGATAATCGGAGCCTACGCGATTGGAGCAACCAAGGGATTCATCTACGTCCGCGCCGAGTACCCGCTCGCGATAAGGAGGCTGAAGATAGCGCTGAAGCAGGCGCGAGAGAGGGGATTCCTCGGCGAGAACATCCTCGGCTCGGGGTTCTCCTTCGACATCGTCATCAAGGAAGGTGCCGGGGCCTTTGTCTGCGGTGAGGAAACCGCTCTGATAGCATCAATAGAGGGCAGGCGCGGAATGCCGAGGCCGAGGCCGCCGTACCCGGCTCAAAAAGGCCTCTGGGGCAAGCCCACCAACATCAACAACGTCGAGACGTGGGCAAACGTGCCGTGGATAATAAAGCACGGCTGGGAGGCCTACACCTCAATCGGGACGGAGAAGAGCAAAGGAACGAAGGTTTTCGCCCTCTCAGGCAAGATAAAGCACGGCGGAAACGTTGAAGTTCCGATGGGCATGACCCTGAGGGAGATACTCTACGATATCGGCGGCGGGACGAAGACCGGTAAAAGAATAAAGGCCGTCCAGCTCGGCGGTCCTTCAGGCGGCTGTATCCCGGAGTACCTCTTTGACACTCCCGTTGATTACGAGAGCGTCAACGCAACCGGTGCAATAATGGGAAGCGGCGGAATGGTCGTCATGGACGAGGACACCTGTATGGTCGATGTCGCCAAGTTCTTCCTGGACTTTACCGTGAAAGAGTCCTGCGGGAAGTGCACCTTCTGCCGTTTGGGTACCAAAAGGATGTGGGAGATTCTGGACAAGTTCACCCAGGGCAAGGCCACCGAGGAAGACCTTGAGAAGCTCGAAAGGCTCGCCTACCAGGTCAAAGCGGGTTCGCTCTGCGGCCTCGGACAGACGGCACCAAATCCAGTTCTAACAACGCTCCGCTACTTCAGGGACGAGTACATGGCCCACATCGAGGGCCGCTGCCCGGCCAAGGTCTGCAAACCGCTCATCAAGTACGTCATCATCGCCGACAAGTGCACCGGCTGCACCGCCTGCGCCATATTCTGTCCTGTTAAGGCGATAAGCGGCGAGAGGCTGAAGCCTCACATCATCGACCAGGACGCCTGCATAAAGTGCGGCACCTGCTATGATGTCTGCCGGTTCAACGCCATAGAGATAGTCGATGCGGGGGGTGAGTGA
- the nuoE gene encoding NADH-quinone oxidoreductase subunit NuoE — translation MEASFDYMRSYPPEPSSLIPLLQRTQERFGYLPREALEEIANYLGIPLSRVYGVATFYAQFRFEPLGKYVVKICHGTACHVNGAVNIAQALTEELGIEEGQTTEDGLVTLERVACLGCCSLAPVIMINEKVFGKLNPDKVRKLMRKLREGKLDV, via the coding sequence ATGGAAGCTTCGTTCGATTACATGCGCTCTTATCCGCCGGAGCCGAGTTCTCTAATCCCTCTTCTCCAGAGAACCCAGGAGCGCTTTGGCTACCTTCCCAGGGAGGCCCTTGAAGAAATTGCGAACTACCTCGGGATTCCCCTCAGCAGGGTCTACGGGGTCGCGACTTTCTACGCCCAGTTCCGTTTTGAGCCCCTCGGGAAGTACGTCGTCAAGATCTGCCACGGTACAGCGTGCCACGTCAACGGTGCCGTCAACATAGCGCAGGCTCTGACTGAAGAACTTGGAATCGAAGAGGGCCAGACCACTGAGGACGGCCTTGTAACGCTTGAACGCGTTGCCTGTCTCGGCTGCTGCAGTCTTGCCCCCGTGATAATGATAAACGAGAAGGTCTTCGGCAAGCTGAACCCTGACAAGGTGAGGAAGCTGATGAGAAAGCTCAGGGAGGGGAAGCTCGATGTCTGA
- a CDS encoding DUF257 family protein: MEQEKVAEIIDSVLPGETVLVKYTTSYIPEFTLKFFIEYSKERGVPLVIDDNFDTLHAIAIHAKTMGLSLDLDSVYVLKTGGKFDVGNVLAKVPFHPDPRVYLKNYEESSIKIFREIPSPMVNLVLGLENLFLVTRTPLDTYRIILAMQRFTGDKRRKAFYLVNEGIMESLPVKSLYELERISTTVVRLTPYHTGADVKVLKTINPSLVGTETTIDAGGWS; encoded by the coding sequence ATGGAACAGGAAAAGGTCGCCGAAATAATTGACTCTGTTCTTCCCGGTGAGACGGTTCTGGTAAAGTACACCACCTCCTACATTCCAGAGTTCACCCTGAAGTTCTTCATCGAGTACTCAAAGGAGAGGGGCGTCCCCCTGGTTATTGATGATAACTTCGACACTCTTCACGCTATTGCAATCCACGCCAAGACCATGGGACTTTCCCTGGATCTGGACAGTGTCTACGTTCTTAAGACCGGAGGAAAATTTGACGTAGGAAACGTCCTGGCAAAGGTTCCTTTTCACCCGGATCCAAGGGTCTACCTCAAAAACTATGAAGAAAGCAGCATTAAAATCTTCAGAGAAATTCCCTCCCCAATGGTAAACCTCGTCCTAGGGCTGGAGAACCTCTTTCTCGTCACGAGAACTCCCCTTGACACATACCGCATTATACTTGCCATGCAGAGATTCACAGGAGACAAGAGGAGAAAGGCGTTCTACCTTGTCAATGAGGGGATAATGGAGAGTCTCCCCGTGAAAAGCCTTTACGAGCTGGAAAGGATCTCCACGACCGTCGTCAGGCTGACACCGTACCACACTGGGGCAGATGTTAAAGTCCTGAAGACCATTAATCCAAGTCTGGTTGGAACGGAAACAACGATAGATGCGGGAGGGTGGAGCTAA
- a CDS encoding translation factor: MDIFKRFRRKVNGPEIASRHHIGKFKVVGTTHILGKQVLRGVVLEGVIYPGYKLKGGGIALVREIRLQNRRVDFIVEHDEAALVLEGVLKVKEGDILEVYRS, translated from the coding sequence ATGGACATCTTCAAACGGTTCAGAAGGAAAGTGAATGGGCCGGAAATAGCCTCAAGGCATCACATCGGGAAGTTCAAGGTTGTTGGGACTACTCACATCCTCGGAAAGCAGGTTTTGAGGGGGGTCGTGCTTGAGGGGGTTATATATCCAGGTTACAAGCTCAAGGGCGGTGGAATAGCGCTCGTGAGGGAGATACGCCTCCAGAACAGAAGGGTGGACTTCATCGTGGAGCACGACGAAGCGGCCCTGGTTCTCGAGGGAGTGCTTAAGGTTAAAGAAGGAGACATCCTCGAAGTCTACCGCTCGTGA